The DNA sequence CTCAGAGGCAGGAACACGTAGCACTGCACGGTCACGACGCAGCACAACGCGAACAACACGATGTTTTTGCGCCGGCCAATGCGATCGATCATAAAGCCACTGACCACGCAGCCACACCAGAACGCGAAGATGATGACCGCCAGGTAGCCGCCGGAGTTCAGCACCGACAGGTTCCGCTCGGTTTTAAGGAACGTTGGCAGCCAGGTCATCACCGCGTGGTAACCACCGTGTGCCCCCAGGCCCAACAATCCGCCAAACAACGTGACGCGGATCAGCTCGGGGCGAAAGATACCGCCCAGGGATTTGAAAAAACTCTGCGGGATGGCTTGTTCTTTTTTCAGGCGCTGGTAACTGTCGGGCTCTTCAACGTTGCGCCGCACCCAGATGATCAGGAACGACGGCAGCAGGCCCACGATGAACATCACCCGCCAGGCCATGTCTTGCGGCACCAGGGAATAGATCAACGTGAAAACGCCGACTGCCAGCCCCCAACCCACCGCCCAGGCACTTTGCACGGTGCCCATGACCTTGCCGCGGTATTTAGGATTGATGGTCTCGGCCATCAATACCGCACCGGCAGCCCACTCCCCACCGATCCCGAAACCCTGCAAGGCCTTGACGATCAACAGTTGGTGGAAGCCGGTGACGAATGCAGACAGGAAGGTGAAGCACGAGAACCAGAGGATCATCCACTGCAACGTGCGCACCCGACCGTAGCGATCCGACAGCGTCCCGCCAACCCAACCGCCAAGGGCCGAGGTCACCAGGGTGACGCCGCTGATCAGCCCCGCATCGCCCTTGCTCAAGGCGAACGCGGCAATCAGTGCCGGTATCGCCAGGCCGAACATCTGCACTTCCAGGGCGTCGAGTGA is a window from the Pseudomonas brassicacearum genome containing:
- a CDS encoding MFS transporter, coding for MFSWYRQVTARERKTFWACFGGWSLDALEVQMFGLAIPALIAAFALSKGDAGLISGVTLVTSALGGWVGGTLSDRYGRVRTLQWMILWFSCFTFLSAFVTGFHQLLIVKALQGFGIGGEWAAGAVLMAETINPKYRGKVMGTVQSAWAVGWGLAVGVFTLIYSLVPQDMAWRVMFIVGLLPSFLIIWVRRNVEEPDSYQRLKKEQAIPQSFFKSLGGIFRPELIRVTLFGGLLGLGAHGGYHAVMTWLPTFLKTERNLSVLNSGGYLAVIIFAFWCGCVVSGFMIDRIGRRKNIVLFALCCVVTVQCYVFLPLSNTQMLFLGFPLGFFAAGIPASLGALFNELYPADVRGAGVGFCYNFGRVLSAVFPFLVGHMSDSMSLGSAIGIDAGIAYGVAVLAALCLPETRGRSLEASPASVQASASGTESARAL